A stretch of Electrophorus electricus isolate fEleEle1 chromosome 3, fEleEle1.pri, whole genome shotgun sequence DNA encodes these proteins:
- the mep1a.2 gene encoding meprin A subunit alpha — MLGGDADAGELREDIPEINLKSQRDLFEGDISRDPRKNAILDETKKWKIPIPYILTDSLDLNAKGVILQAFDMYRLKSCVDFKPYEGESTYLSFTKLDGCWSDIGDLQTGQNISIGERCDTRAIVEHELLHALGFYHEQSRSDRDDYVKIWWDQILPGKEHNFNKYSDDLITDLNTPYDYESIMHYRPFSFNKDPGIPTITTAILAFNDIIGQRLDFSAIDLERLNRMYNCTKTHTLLDQCAFEQINICGMIQNEEDNADWVQSVGSTDLQDHTLGGHCRDAGYYMKFDTADQEVGYSALLESRIVYHRKVQQCLQFFYRMTGGPGDLLVVWVRTDDGTGNVHKLSKVHTIKGDEDGSWKIAFVTLNVEEKFRYVFQGTVGSKKTSGGIFIDDITLSETVCPSAVWRIHNFTSLLTGTLQNYRIRSPLFYSSEGYCYGIDVYPNGRNNSSAEYIGVNFHLCSGENDAVLEWPAVNRQATITIMDQHPDAALQMSNSRSFTTDGSPLWNKPSINGTWDDSCMCFRGPDFGWSTYMSHQQLKRRSFLKNNDLIITVNFEDLTHLVKSEVPVQIEFSGDPLAVQDSSALMVPRARESRAISDPCVPNPCHNGGVCLTNHGRASCRCPSGQVIMFSGDACENHHVDGGILGILIGGAAGTVVLTVAIFVTIHELTMVKAYWIKTLMNDLSSMRNTNRPRTQVPPKTGCMEDENELMEKHDTQAKHPKEHGQVEEMLCQHHYET; from the exons ATGTTAGGTGGAGATGCCGATGCTGGAGAACTACGAGAGGACATTCCTGAAATAAATCTAA AATCCCAGCGAGATTTGTTTGAAGGAGATATTTCCAGAGAT CCAAGAAAGAATGCAATATTGGATGAAACTAAAAAATGGAAGATTCCTATTCCTTATATATTGACTGATAGTTTAG ATCTAAATGCAAAAGGCGTAATCCTTCAGGCATTTGATATGTATCGATTGAAGTCCTGCGTGGACTTTAAGCCCTACGAAGGAGAGAGTACCTACCTTTCTTTCACCAAGTTGGATGG ATGCTGGTCAGACATTGGAGATTTGCAGACAGGGCAGAATATCTCCATTGGGGAGAGGTGTGACACCAGGGCCATTGTAGAGCATGAACTCCTTCATGCACTGGGCTTTTACCATGAGCAGTCACGCTCCGACAGAGATGACTATGTGAAAATCTGGTGGGACCAGATCCTCCCAG GAAAGGAACACAATTTCAACAAATACAGTGACGACCTCATCACTGATCTAAACACTCCATATGACTATGAGTCTATCATGCACTACAGACCGTTCTCCTTTAACAAAGACCCTGGCATCCCCACCATCACCACAGCCATTCTTGCCTTCAATGACATCATTGGACAGCGCCTGGATTTCAGTGCCATTGACCTGGAAAGACTAAACCGCATGTATAACTGCA CTAAGACGCATACACTCCTGGACCAGTGCGCCTTTGAGCAGATCAATATCTGTGGAATGATCCAGAATGAGGAGGACAATGCTGACTGGGTCCAATCTGTGGGCTCCACAGACCTGCAAGACCACACCCTAGGAGGACACTGCCGAG ATGCAGGCTACTACATGAAATTTGATACTGCTGACCAAGAGGTGGGGTACAGCGCTTTGCTGGAGTCTCGTATTGTGTACCACAGAAAGGTCCAGCAGTGCCTACAGTTCTTCTACAGGATGACCGGAGGCCCAGGAGACCTGCTGGTTGTTTGGGTCAGGACAGATGATGGCACTGGCAACGTTCACAAACTCAGCAAAGTGCACACTATTAAAG GTGATGAGGATGGTTCCTGGAAGATCGCATTTGTGACTCTGAATGTAGAAGAAAAGTTTCGGTACGTCTTCCAGGGCACTGTGGGTTCAAAGAAGACATCTGGAGGAATCTTCATTGATGACATCACTCTGTCTGAGACAGTGTGTCCCAGTGCTGTCTGGAGGATCCATAACTTCACCAGCCTACTCACAGGCACCCTGCAAAACTACCGCATTCGCAGTCCTCTTTTCTACAGCTCAGAGGGATATTGTTATGGCATCGATGTGTACCCTAATGGCAGAAACAATTCATCAGCAGAGTATATAGGGGTGAACTTTCACCTCTGTAGTGGTGAAAATGATGCAGTATTAGAATGGCCTGCTGTCAATAGACAGGCCACCATCACTATCATGGATCAGCATCCAGATGCTGCACTCCAGATGTCCAATAGTAGAAGTTTCACCACAG ATGGATCCCCTTTGTGGAACAAGCCATCCATTAATGGAACTTGGGACGACAGTTGTATGTGCTTCAGAGGTCCTGACTTCGGCTGGTCCACCTACATGTCTCATCAGCAACTCAAGAGGAGAAGTTTCCTCAAGAACAATGACCTCATCATTACTGTTAACTTTGAGG ATTTGACACATCTCGTGAAATCAGAAGTTCCGGTCCAAATTGAATTCTCTGGGGACCCTCTGGCTGTTCAAGACAGTTCTGCCCTCATGGTTCCAAGAGCTCGGGAGTCTCGTGCCATCAGTGACCCGTGTGTGCCTAACCCCTGCCACAACGGAGGAGTGTGCCTCACTAACCATGGCCGAGCTTCCTGCAG GTGCCCCTCTGGCCAAGTGATCATGTTTTCAGGTGATGCATGCGAGAATCACCATGTTGATGGGGGAATTCTGGGGATTCTGATTGGAGGAGCTGCAGGCACTGTGGTCCTCACTGTTGCCATTTTTGTAACCATACAC GAGTTAACAATGGTGAAGGCATACTGGATCAAGACGTTGATGAATGATTTGTCATCcatgagaaacacaaacaggcccAGGACCCAAGTCCCCCCAAAAACTGGA TGTATGGAAGACGAAAATGAGCTGATGGAGAAGCATGATACTCAAGCAAAGCATCCAAAAGAACATGGCCAGGTAGAAGAAATGCTTTGCCAGCACCATTATGAGACATAA
- the LOC113581057 gene encoding adhesion G protein-coupled receptor F4-like yields the protein MPPELSSTTPADTSINISLTINEKFDLSLTNPDSKKYSRYKSVIEKVIDDNYQNIAGYKPGSAILFRFRPGSVIADITIKTTATYELDFGSVNSNLSRTLTAEGYKLAENIVAKSEEYDLVQNPGKIYPLQEMQLNCNPPDGAKGDINWRVDGVDPLLNPAKYNILKNNHTLKVRRVSAEDSGPGSGCITYNYTMQQQECESHDKNVTFTCHLADASLSALSYSSKTVTLRTTKNAFNCSDSKFGVGVVNQTAFRHCEGGNAGIQWAVCSPMGEWRDTSNNCTLRVLQDLADRAEHLEVTDVRQFVANLSSTAEKHSENITKVSATLLKVVDLLRTIASFSQSAIIDKDIMKDFLKTVDVIASEEAQATWKTLNIESTSRNVSSALLQLIEIIGGSLSNEPFLITTPRIQLIRTFLNSSFQELSGINSTTKIDIPHTSGSNMITIIVLSAFHNVLPVRTAAHSNGSQRDTRINGDVVVIKMDPNTYNISLYFNVKNNTLGNPQCVFWNFSLLDGTGGWDSTGCELKDSGKGSNTVTCECTHTTSFSILMSPFSANSFALSYITYIGLVISIGSLLLCLIIETIVWKPLTRNDTSYMRHVSIVNIAVSLLIADICFFIGASIVERGQVTPLGPCSAVTFFIHFFYLVLFFWMFLSALLLLYRTIMVFSGMSRSRMLAIAFSVGYGAPLLIAVITVASTAGNRGYVQEMNSCWLNWDQTKALLAFVIPALTIVVINMMVLIVVLCAMLRRGVGAITQPDEKHTMLVIARCVAILTPLFGLTWGFGIGTMVSSHFGIHAVFAFLNSLQGFFILVFGPLLDNKIQEKFLGKLKFGSFSSNLTRANHAGSSPSNGKYSIYRFHRRFSTGDTSNIYLAEVLIEGNASLDVSAFLSGLDQLTIDTVTIVEATMTARLVSIDVPPHKVCYNSQYTMNCGMEEKMDTCTWQITRPDQDPQIIGAGAKQKLERRTGKILPVMLLFYMPYK from the exons ATGCCCCCAGAATTGTCGTCTACCACTCCAGCAG ATACCTCAATAAATATATCACTGACAATAAATGAAAAGTTTGACCTCTCACTGACTAATCCAGACAGTAAGAAGTACAGCAGATATAAATCTGTAATTGAGAAAGTG ATTGATGATAATTACCAAAACATAGCTGGCTACAAACCAGGCTCTGCAATACTCTTTAGATTCAG GCCTGGGAGTGTAATAGCAGACATCACAATTAAAACAACAGCTACATATGAGCTTGATTTTGGGTCTGTGAATTCAAATCTCTCTAGAACACTCACTGCAGAAGGATACAAATTAGCTGAAAACATTGTTGCTAAATCAG aGGAGTATGATTTAGTTCAAAACCCAGGCAAAATATATCCTCTGCAAGAAATGCAGTTGAACTGTAATCCTCCAGATGGTGCCAAAGGAGACATAAACTGGAGGGTGGACGGGGTTGACCCATTGCTAAATCCTGCTAAATATAACATCCTTAAAAATAACCACACTCTAAAAGTAAGAAGAGTAAGTGCTGAAGACAGTg GTCCTGGGTCAGGCTGCATCACATATAACTACACTATGCAGCAACAGGAGTGTGAGTCTCATGATAAGAATGTGACTTTCACATGTCATCTTGCAGATGCAAGCCTGAGTGCACTGAGTTACAGCTCAAAGACTGTTACACTAAGAACAACCAAAAATG CATTCAACTGCTCGGATAGCAAGTTTGGAGTTGGAGTTGTGAATCAGACAGCATTCAGACACTGTGAAGGAGGCAACGCTGGCATTCAGTGGGCAGTGTGTAGTCCAATGGGAGAGTGGAGAGACACATCTAACAATTGCACCCTTCGTGTCCTCCAGGACCTGGCAGATAGAGCTGAA CATTTAGAAGTGACTGACGTTCGACAGTTTGTTGCTAATCTCAGTAGTACTGCAGAGAAGCATTCAGAAAACATAACAAAGGTTTCCGCGACTCTTTTAAAAGTTGTGGATTTACTCAGGACAATCGCCTCTTTTTCACAGTCAGCTATCATTGATAAAGATATTATGAAG GATTTCCTTAAAACAGTGGATGTCATTGCATCAGAGGAAGCCCAGGCAACATGGAAGACTCTGAATATAGAAAGTACCAGCAGGAACGTTAGCTCAGCACTTCTGCAGTTGATCGAAATTATTGGAGGCAGTCTCTCAAATGAGCCCTTCTTAATAACAACACCAAGAATCCAACTCATCAGGACTTTTTTAAATAGCTCATTTCAAGAATTATCTGGCATAAATTCAACTACTAAAATAGATATTCCACACACCAGTGGATCAAACATGATCACTATAATAGTTCTTTCAGCCTTTCACAATGTCTTGCCTGTTAGAACTGCTGCCCACAGCAACGGCAGTCAAAGAGATACCAGAATTAATGGAGATGTAGTTGTGATCAAGATGGACCCAAATACCTATAACATCTCCCTTtactttaatgttaaaaataatacactGGGAAATCCTCAGTGTGTCTTTTGGAACTTTAGTCTTTTGGATGGAACTGGCGGATGGGACTCAACTGGGTGTGAGCTGAAGGATTCAGGGAAAGGAAGTAACACAGTTACATGTGAATGTACTCACACAACTTCATTCTCAATCCTGATGTCACCCTTCTCTGCCAACAGTTTTGCCTTATCTTACATAACTTACATTGGCCTTGTCATTTCAATAGGCAGCTTGCTGTTGTGCCTCATTATTGAAACCATTGTATGGAAGCCCCTGACAAGGAATGACACATCCTACATGCGGCATGTCTCCATAGTGAACATTGCTGTGTCCCTCCTGATTGCAGACATATGCTTCTTCATTGGAGCATCCATTGTGGAACGAGGACAGGTTACACCATTGGGTCCCTGCAGTGCAGTGACATTCTTCATCCACTTCTTTTATCTTGTTCTCTTCTTCTGGATGTTCCTGTCAGCACTCTTGCTCCTCTACCGCACCATCATGGTCTTTTCTGGAATGTCCAGGTCCAGGATGTTGGCCATAGCATTCAGTGTGGGCTATGGAGCCCCATTACTCATAGCTGTCATCACTGTGGCATCAACAGCTGGAAACAGAGGATATGTTCAAGAAATGAACTCATGTTGGCTGAACTGGGATCAAACTAAGGCACTCCTGGCATTTGTGATTCCTGCTCTGACAATTGTGGTCATAAACATGATGGTACTCATTGTGGTTTTATGTGCAATGCTAAGGAGGGGAGTTGGTGCCATTACTCAGCCAGATGAGAAACACACCATGTTGGTAATTGCCAGATGTGTGGCGATTTTGACCCCTCTTTTTGGTCTGACCTGGGGATTCGGTATCGGAACCATGGTGTCCTCACATTTTGGAATTCATGCGGTCTTTGCATTCCTTAATTCATTGCag GGTTTCTTTATTTTGGTATTCGGACCTCTACTGGATAATAAG ATCCAGGAGAAGTTCCTAGGAAAACTGAAGTTCGGAAGTTTTAGCTCAAACCTCACCAGG GCTAATCATGCAGGATCCTCGCCCTCTAATGGAAAGTATTCAATATATAGGTTCCACAGGAGAT TTTCCACAGGGGACACCTCCAACATATATTTGGCAGAGGTGTTGATAGAGGGTAATGCATCCCTGGATGTGTCAGCTTTTCTGTCTGGACTCGACCAGCTCACCATAGACACAGTAACCATTGTGGAAGCTACAATGACAGCAC GACTGGTCAGTATTGACGTTCCTCCACACAAAGTGTGTTATAACTCACAGTATACCATGAACTGCGGTATGGAGGAGAAAATGGACACGTGCACATGGCAGATTACACGACCCGACCAAGACCCACAGATCATTGGAgctgg TGCTAAGCAGAAGCTGGAACGCAGGACTGGAAAAATACTTCCAGTTATGCTGCTCTTCTACATGCCGTACAAGTGA